A part of Anabas testudineus chromosome 7, fAnaTes1.2, whole genome shotgun sequence genomic DNA contains:
- the LOC113167287 gene encoding serine/threonine-protein kinase 38 isoform X2, whose translation MAMTGQSSCSSMSNHTRERVTMAKMTLENFYSNLIAQHEEREMRQQKLEKVMDQEGLADEEKRIRRSQHARKETEFLRLKRTRLGLEDFESLKVIGRGAFGEVRLVQKKDTGHVYAMKILRKADMLEKEQVGHIRAERDILVEADSLWVVKMFYSFQDKMNLYLIMEFLPGGDMMTLLMKKDTLTEEATQFYIAETVLAIDSIHQLGFIHRDIKPDNLLLDSRGHVKLSDFGLCTGLKRAHRTEFYKNLNHSLPSDLTFQNMNSKRKAETWKRNRRQLAFSTVGTPDYIAPEVFMQNGYNKLCDWWSLGVIMYEMLIGYPPFCSETPQETYRKVMNWRETLTFPPEVPISEKAKDLILRFCCEEEHRIGATGVVEIKSNPFFEGVDYDHIRERPAAIPIEIKSIDDTSNFDEFPDSDILTQSATQVSNQTEHDLKNKDWVFINYTYKRFEGLTARGAIPSYMKSGKR comes from the exons ATGGCGATGACCGGCCAGAGCTCGTGCTCCTCTATGAGTAATCACACCAGGGAGCGGGTCACCATGGCCAAAATGACCCTGGAGAACTTCTACAGTAACCTCATTGCACAGCATGAGGAGCGAGAGATGAG gCAGCAGAAGCTGGAGAAAGTGATGGATCAGGAGGGCTTGGCGGATGAAGAG AAACGTATCCGGCGTTCTCAGCATGCAAGGAAAGAGACGGAGTTTCTACGCCTGAAACGCACTCGGCTGGGTCTGGAAGACTTTGAGTCTCTAAAGGTGATCGGTCGAGGAGCTTTTGGAGAG GTTCGTCTGGTGCAGAAGAAAGACACCGGCCACGTGTATGCCATGAAGATCCTCCGCAAGGCAGACATGCTGGAGAAAGAGCAG GTTGGTCACATCCGTGCTGAGCGGGACATTCTAGTAGAAGCAGACAGTTTGTGGGTGGTCAAAATGTTCTACAGCTTCCAGGATAAGATGAACCTCTACCTCATCATGGAGTTCCTTCCTGGAG GAGACATGATGACCCTGCTCATGAAGAAGGACACTCTGACAGAAGAGGCCACTCAGTTCTACATTGCAGAGACGGTGCTGGCCATCGACTCCATCCACCAGCTGGGCTTCATCCACAGAGACATCAAACCAgacaacctgctgctggactcCAGG GGCCACGTGAAGCTGTCAGACTTTGGCCTGTGCACAGGGCTGAAGAGGGCGCACCGTACCGAGTTCTACAAGAACCTGAACCACAGTCTGCCCAGTGATCTCA CCTTCCAGAACATGAACTCCAAGAGGAAAGCAGAAACCTGGAAGAGGAATAGGAGGCAACTG GCTTTCTCCACAGTGGGAACCCCAGACTACATCGCCCCAGAGGTCTTTATGCAGAATGGATACAACAAGCTGTGTGATTGGTGGAGCCTGGGTGTCATCATGTATGAGATGCTGATAG GTTACCCTCCGTTCTGCTCAGAGACCCCTCAGGAGACATACAGGAAAGTGATGAACTGGCGAGAGACGCTCACCTTTCCTCCAGAAGTGCCTATATCAGAGAAGGCCAAAGACCTCATCCTCAG GTTCTGCTGTGAGGAGGAACACAGGATCGGTGCTACAGGTGTGGTGGAGATAAAGTCCAATCCTTTCTTTGAAGGAGTCGACTACGACCATATCAG AGAGAGACCTGCTGCCATTCCCATAGAGATCAAAAGCATCGACGACACCTCCAACTTTGATGAGTTCCCTGATTCAGATATCCTCACACAATCAG CCACCCAGGTGTCCAACCAGACTGAGCACGACCTGAAGAACAAGGACTGGGTCTTCATCAACTACACCTACAAACGCTTCGAAGGTCTGACCGCTCGAGGAGCTATACCATCTTACATGAAGTCAGGGAAGAGATGA
- the LOC113167287 gene encoding serine/threonine-protein kinase 38 isoform X1, translating to MAMTGQSSCSSMSNHTRERVTMAKMTLENFYSNLIAQHEEREMRQQKLEKVMDQEGLADEEKRIRRSQHARKETEFLRLKRTRLGLEDFESLKVIGRGAFGEVRLVQKKDTGHVYAMKILRKADMLEKEQVGHIRAERDILVEADSLWVVKMFYSFQDKMNLYLIMEFLPGGDMMTLLMKKDTLTEEATQFYIAETVLAIDSIHQLGFIHRDIKPDNLLLDSRGHVKLSDFGLCTGLKRAHRTEFYKNLNHSLPSDLSKQTFQNMNSKRKAETWKRNRRQLAFSTVGTPDYIAPEVFMQNGYNKLCDWWSLGVIMYEMLIGYPPFCSETPQETYRKVMNWRETLTFPPEVPISEKAKDLILRFCCEEEHRIGATGVVEIKSNPFFEGVDYDHIRERPAAIPIEIKSIDDTSNFDEFPDSDILTQSATQVSNQTEHDLKNKDWVFINYTYKRFEGLTARGAIPSYMKSGKR from the exons ATGGCGATGACCGGCCAGAGCTCGTGCTCCTCTATGAGTAATCACACCAGGGAGCGGGTCACCATGGCCAAAATGACCCTGGAGAACTTCTACAGTAACCTCATTGCACAGCATGAGGAGCGAGAGATGAG gCAGCAGAAGCTGGAGAAAGTGATGGATCAGGAGGGCTTGGCGGATGAAGAG AAACGTATCCGGCGTTCTCAGCATGCAAGGAAAGAGACGGAGTTTCTACGCCTGAAACGCACTCGGCTGGGTCTGGAAGACTTTGAGTCTCTAAAGGTGATCGGTCGAGGAGCTTTTGGAGAG GTTCGTCTGGTGCAGAAGAAAGACACCGGCCACGTGTATGCCATGAAGATCCTCCGCAAGGCAGACATGCTGGAGAAAGAGCAG GTTGGTCACATCCGTGCTGAGCGGGACATTCTAGTAGAAGCAGACAGTTTGTGGGTGGTCAAAATGTTCTACAGCTTCCAGGATAAGATGAACCTCTACCTCATCATGGAGTTCCTTCCTGGAG GAGACATGATGACCCTGCTCATGAAGAAGGACACTCTGACAGAAGAGGCCACTCAGTTCTACATTGCAGAGACGGTGCTGGCCATCGACTCCATCCACCAGCTGGGCTTCATCCACAGAGACATCAAACCAgacaacctgctgctggactcCAGG GGCCACGTGAAGCTGTCAGACTTTGGCCTGTGCACAGGGCTGAAGAGGGCGCACCGTACCGAGTTCTACAAGAACCTGAACCACAGTCTGCCCAGTGATCTCAGTAAGCAAA CCTTCCAGAACATGAACTCCAAGAGGAAAGCAGAAACCTGGAAGAGGAATAGGAGGCAACTG GCTTTCTCCACAGTGGGAACCCCAGACTACATCGCCCCAGAGGTCTTTATGCAGAATGGATACAACAAGCTGTGTGATTGGTGGAGCCTGGGTGTCATCATGTATGAGATGCTGATAG GTTACCCTCCGTTCTGCTCAGAGACCCCTCAGGAGACATACAGGAAAGTGATGAACTGGCGAGAGACGCTCACCTTTCCTCCAGAAGTGCCTATATCAGAGAAGGCCAAAGACCTCATCCTCAG GTTCTGCTGTGAGGAGGAACACAGGATCGGTGCTACAGGTGTGGTGGAGATAAAGTCCAATCCTTTCTTTGAAGGAGTCGACTACGACCATATCAG AGAGAGACCTGCTGCCATTCCCATAGAGATCAAAAGCATCGACGACACCTCCAACTTTGATGAGTTCCCTGATTCAGATATCCTCACACAATCAG CCACCCAGGTGTCCAACCAGACTGAGCACGACCTGAAGAACAAGGACTGGGTCTTCATCAACTACACCTACAAACGCTTCGAAGGTCTGACCGCTCGAGGAGCTATACCATCTTACATGAAGTCAGGGAAGAGATGA